The proteins below are encoded in one region of Silene latifolia isolate original U9 population chromosome 2, ASM4854445v1, whole genome shotgun sequence:
- the LOC141641214 gene encoding cytochrome P450 CYP736A12-like: MKNNNEHHPSNGPLNEIKKENIKAILFDLVVPAIDSATNLVKWSLASLIKNPQKMKKLQDEIKSVVGMNTIIEEKHIPKLRYLDMVIEETFRLYPIVFAPHEARQDISFDGYKIPKGSQIFLNLWAIARDPTIWSDNCNEFYPERFLNDDIDTISGQDFRLAPFGFGRRRCPGSMLGLLNVKVLLSQLVHSFDWEMPHGNSPQDFDMTEKFGLVMSMVNDLVLIPKYRFNLENKIELK; encoded by the coding sequence ATGAAGAACAATAATGAGCACCACCCTAGTAATGGACCGTTAAATGAAATTAAAAAGGAAAATATCAAAGCCATCTTATTCGATCTGGTTGTACCAGCAATAGATAGTGCAACAAACCTAGTAAAATGGTCACTTGCTTCCCTCATAAAAAACCCACAAAAAATGAAGAAATTACAAGATGAGATTAAAAGTGTTGTTGGTATGAACACAATTATTGAGGAGAAACATATACCTAAATTACGATACTTGGACATGGTTATCGAGGAAACATTTAGGTTATACCCCATTGTATTTGCACCACATGAAGCTCGACAAGATATTTCATTCGATGGTTACAAAATTCCTAAAGGTTCCCAAATATTTTTAAATTTATGGGCAATTGCTAGAGACCCTACTATATGGTCTGATAATTGTAATGAGTTTTATCCTGAGAGGTTCTTAAATGATGATATTGACACAATTAGTGGCCAAGATTTCCGTCTCGCACCGTTTGGCTTTGGCCGGAGGAGGTGCCCTGGAAGTATGCTTGGTTTGCTCAATGTCAAAGTATTGTTATCTCAATTGGTTCATTCCTTTGATTGGGAAATGCCTCATGGTAACTCTCCTCAAGATTTTGACATGACCGAGAAGTTTGGGCTTGTTATGTCTATGGTTAATGATTTGGTGCTCATCCCTAAATATCGTTTTAATCTTGAGAACAAGATTGAGCTCAAGTGA
- the LOC141641215 gene encoding cytochrome P450 CYP736A12-like produces the protein MEDENKGFTFTPYGAYWQNVRKLCVMEVLSATKIRTFEWLRKEEIGKLVSSLRDSSNISEAVDIGESVGGVLEELIYRMLYGSPKRDLALRPVILETLRLSGTLNISDYLTFLAPFDPQGLKRRIKKVMVIIDDVLEKIISMHEDKSKSEERRTNSQGYS, from the exons ATGGAAGACGAAAATAAG GGGTTCACATTTACCCCATATGGCGCATATTGGCAAAATGTGAGAAAATTGTGTGTGATGGAGGTTTTAAGTGCCACAAAAATAAGGACATTTGAGTGGTTGAGGAAGGAGGAAATTGGGAAACTAGTGAGTTCTCTGAGGGATTCTTCAAATATTAGTGAAGCTGTTGATATCGGAGAGAGTGTTGGTGGTGTTTTAGAGGAGTTGATTTATCGAATGTTGTATGGAAGCCCTAAACGTGACTTGGCCCTTAGGCCGGTTATTCTCGAGACTTTGAGACTTTCCGGAACCCTAAATATTTCCGACTATTTAACTTTCCTTGCACCCTTTGATCCACAG GGACTGAAACGGCGCATCAAAAAGGTTATGGTAATTATAGACGATGTACTAGAGAAGATTATCAGCATGCATGAAGATAAATCGAAGAGCGAAGAACGAAGAACGAACTCACAGGGATATAGTTGA